Proteins found in one Streptomyces sp. CB09001 genomic segment:
- the nuoN gene encoding NADH-quinone oxidoreductase subunit NuoN: MSASAVHSLWTTAATAADPIAKIDAPKIEYGQLSPVLIVLGAAIIGILVEAFVPRRSRYYAQMFVSAVALIAAFAAIVALAAGGYGTTKAGIAAMGAVAVDGPALFLQGTILLTSLVGLFTFAERRLDPEVHGNRVDSFAAQAAAVPGSESEQKAVKAGFTTTEVFPLLLFAVAGMLVFPAANDLLTLFVALEVFSLPLYLLCALARRKRLMSQEAAVKYFLLGAFASAFTLFGIALLYGYAGSMSYGTIAQVVDGTVQNVTPALADTMGNDALLLVGSALIVMGLLFKVGAVPFHMWTPDVYQGAPTPVTGFMAAATKVAAFGALLRILYVVLPGLRWDWRPVMWGVAIVTMLAGAIVAITQTDIKRLLAYSSIAHAGFILAGVIATTPEGISSVLFYLAAYSFVTIGAFAVVTLVRDAGGEATHLSKWAGLGRRSPLVAAVFAVFLLAFAGIPLTSGFSGKFAVFKAAAEGGAAPLVVVGVISSAIAAFFYIRVIVLMFFSEPRPEGPTVAVPSPLTMTAIGVGVAVTVVLGVAPQYFLDLAGQAGVFVR, from the coding sequence GTGAGCGCATCAGCCGTCCACAGCCTGTGGACAACGGCGGCGACGGCGGCCGACCCGATCGCCAAGATCGACGCGCCGAAGATCGAGTACGGGCAGCTGTCGCCCGTCCTCATCGTCCTCGGCGCGGCGATCATCGGAATCCTGGTCGAGGCCTTCGTGCCGCGCAGGTCCCGCTACTACGCGCAGATGTTCGTGTCCGCCGTCGCCCTGATCGCGGCGTTCGCGGCGATCGTCGCGCTCGCGGCGGGCGGGTACGGCACGACCAAGGCCGGGATCGCGGCGATGGGCGCCGTCGCAGTCGACGGACCGGCCCTGTTCCTGCAGGGCACCATCCTGCTGACCAGCCTGGTCGGCCTGTTCACCTTCGCCGAGCGCCGCCTCGACCCGGAGGTGCACGGCAACCGCGTCGACTCCTTCGCCGCGCAGGCGGCCGCGGTGCCCGGCAGCGAGAGCGAACAGAAGGCGGTCAAGGCCGGCTTCACCACGACGGAGGTCTTCCCGCTCCTCCTGTTCGCCGTCGCCGGCATGCTGGTCTTCCCGGCGGCCAACGACCTGCTGACGCTCTTCGTGGCGCTGGAGGTCTTCTCCCTCCCGCTGTACCTGCTGTGCGCCCTGGCCCGCCGCAAGCGGCTCATGTCGCAGGAGGCGGCGGTCAAGTACTTCCTGCTGGGCGCCTTCGCCTCCGCGTTCACCCTGTTCGGCATCGCCCTGCTCTACGGCTACGCGGGCTCGATGTCGTACGGCACGATCGCCCAGGTCGTCGACGGCACCGTGCAGAACGTCACCCCGGCGCTCGCCGACACCATGGGCAACGACGCGCTGCTGCTCGTCGGCTCCGCGCTGATCGTCATGGGCCTGCTGTTCAAGGTGGGCGCGGTGCCGTTCCACATGTGGACGCCGGACGTGTACCAGGGCGCGCCGACGCCCGTGACCGGTTTCATGGCGGCGGCGACCAAGGTGGCCGCCTTCGGCGCCCTGCTGCGCATCCTCTACGTCGTCCTGCCGGGCCTGCGCTGGGACTGGCGGCCGGTGATGTGGGGCGTGGCGATCGTCACGATGCTGGCCGGCGCGATCGTCGCGATCACGCAGACCGACATCAAGCGGCTGCTGGCGTACTCGTCGATCGCGCACGCGGGCTTCATCCTCGCCGGTGTCATCGCGACCACGCCGGAGGGCATCTCGTCCGTCCTCTTCTACCTGGCCGCGTACTCCTTCGTCACGATCGGCGCCTTCGCGGTCGTCACGCTGGTCCGCGACGCGGGCGGCGAGGCGACGCACCTGTCGAAGTGGGCCGGGCTCGGCCGCAGGTCACCCCTGGTGGCGGCGGTATTCGCGGTGTTCCTGCTGGCCTTCGCCGGTATCCCGCTGACCTCCGGGTTCTCGGGGAAGTTCGCCGTGTTCAAGGCGGCGGCGGAGGGCGGTGCGGCCCCGCTGGTCGTGGTCGGTGTGATCTCGTCGGCGATCGCCGCGTTCTTCTACATCCGGGTGATCGTGCTGATGTTCTTCAGCGAGCCGCGCCCGGAGGGCCCGACCGTCGCGGTGCCGTCACCGCTGACGATGACGGCGATCGGCGTGGGCGTGGCGGTCACGGTGGTGCTCGGTGTGGCGCCGCAGTACTTCCTGGACCTTGCGGGGCAGGCGGGGGTGTTCGTGCGCTGA
- a CDS encoding Uma2 family endonuclease → MSVAPKASTPDWPTPPEGGWTADDLDRLPNLPPHTELIDGSLVFVSPQTLFHSRAVSFFEWQLQSLAPAEFEVIREFTIDIDRQNRPEPDVIVVRGDVVDDPEQTRYPAEAVTLAVEVVSPESVSRDRETKPLKYARAGIAHYWRVENEKGLAVVHAFELEPTTGAYTSVGIFRERMKMSAPFPMDLDLTAIKPRRGGE, encoded by the coding sequence ATGAGCGTCGCACCGAAGGCGTCCACGCCCGACTGGCCGACCCCGCCGGAGGGCGGCTGGACCGCGGACGACCTGGACCGGCTTCCGAACCTGCCTCCGCATACGGAGCTGATCGACGGGAGCCTCGTCTTCGTGAGTCCGCAGACTCTTTTCCACTCACGCGCTGTGAGCTTCTTCGAATGGCAGCTCCAGTCACTCGCCCCGGCGGAGTTCGAGGTCATCCGGGAGTTCACCATCGACATCGACCGGCAGAACCGGCCCGAGCCCGATGTGATCGTCGTGCGAGGCGACGTGGTGGACGACCCGGAGCAGACCCGCTACCCCGCCGAGGCCGTCACTCTGGCCGTCGAGGTCGTCTCCCCCGAATCGGTGTCCCGCGACCGCGAGACCAAGCCCCTGAAGTACGCCCGGGCGGGCATCGCCCACTACTGGCGGGTGGAGAACGAGAAGGGCCTCGCCGTCGTCCACGCCTTCGAGCTGGAGCCCACCACCGGCGCCTATACCAGCGTCGGCATCTTCCGCGAACGCATGAAGATGAGCGCGCCCTTCCCGATGGATCTGGACCTGACGGCCATCAAACCGCGCCGCGGCGGCGAGTAG
- the recQ gene encoding DNA helicase RecQ yields the protein MGGTGVIGEMAGTAQVRDGDSEALATLHRVFGYDAFRGEQEAVVEHVIAGGDAVVLMPTGGGKSLCYQIPSLVRPGTGIVVSPLIALMQDQVDALRALGVRAGFMNSTQDFDERRVTEAEFLAGELDLLYLAPERLRLDSTLDLLSRGKISLFAIDEAHCVSQWGHDFRPDYLALSLLGERWPDVPRLALTATATDATHREITERLHMPSARHFVASFDRPNIQYRIVPKSDPKKQLLGFLREEHPGDAGIVYCLSRNSVEKTAEFLSRNGVEAVPYHAGLDAGTRAAHQSRFLREEGLVVVATIAFGMGIDKPDVRFVAHLDLPKSVEGYYQETGRAGRDGLPSTAWMAYGLNDVIQQRKLIQSGEGDEAFRRRAQSHLDAMLALCETARCRRGQLLAYFGQDPDGSACGNCDTCVTPPETWDGTVAAQKVLSTVVRLKRERGQKFGAGQIIDILLGKRTAKVIQFDHDQLSVFGIGEELTEGEWRGVARQLLAQGLLAVEGEYGTLVLTETSGEVLRREREVPLRKEPKKPAVAKSAGGGRGERKAKAAVAELPQELAPAFEALRAWRAEQAREQGVPAYVIFHDATLREIVTVWPTSVGQLGGISGVGEKKLATYGEGVVEVLAGLEGPGSAPAPAPAPSDGPGTGSGAQAGADDWPEHEPEPEPEPDDWI from the coding sequence ATGGGCGGGACGGGCGTGATCGGCGAGATGGCAGGGACGGCGCAGGTGAGGGACGGGGACAGCGAGGCGCTGGCCACCCTGCACCGGGTCTTCGGGTACGACGCCTTCCGCGGTGAGCAGGAGGCGGTCGTCGAGCACGTGATCGCCGGCGGGGACGCCGTGGTGCTCATGCCGACCGGCGGCGGGAAGTCGCTGTGCTACCAGATCCCGTCCCTGGTCAGGCCCGGCACGGGCATCGTGGTCTCGCCGCTGATCGCGCTGATGCAGGACCAGGTCGACGCGCTGCGGGCGCTCGGCGTGCGGGCCGGGTTCATGAACTCCACGCAGGACTTCGACGAGCGGCGCGTGACCGAGGCCGAGTTCCTGGCCGGCGAGCTGGACCTGCTGTACCTGGCGCCCGAGCGGCTGCGGCTGGACAGCACCCTCGACCTGCTCTCCCGCGGCAAGATCTCCCTGTTCGCCATCGACGAGGCGCACTGCGTCTCGCAGTGGGGCCACGACTTCCGGCCCGACTACCTCGCCTTGTCGCTGCTGGGCGAGCGCTGGCCGGACGTGCCTCGGCTCGCGCTCACGGCGACGGCCACCGACGCCACCCACCGCGAGATCACCGAGCGGCTGCACATGCCGTCGGCGCGGCACTTCGTGGCCAGCTTCGACCGCCCCAACATCCAGTACCGGATCGTGCCGAAGTCCGACCCCAAGAAGCAGCTCCTGGGCTTCCTGCGCGAGGAGCACCCCGGCGACGCGGGCATCGTCTACTGCCTCTCGCGCAACTCGGTCGAGAAGACCGCGGAGTTCCTGTCGCGCAACGGCGTCGAGGCGGTGCCGTACCACGCGGGACTGGACGCGGGGACCCGCGCGGCGCACCAGTCGCGGTTCCTGCGCGAGGAGGGCCTGGTGGTCGTGGCCACCATCGCCTTCGGCATGGGCATCGACAAGCCTGACGTGCGATTCGTCGCCCACCTCGACCTGCCGAAGTCGGTCGAGGGCTACTACCAGGAGACCGGCCGCGCGGGGCGGGACGGCCTGCCCTCCACGGCCTGGATGGCGTACGGCCTCAACGACGTCATACAGCAGCGCAAGCTGATCCAGTCCGGCGAGGGCGACGAGGCGTTCCGCCGCCGGGCCCAGTCCCACCTGGACGCCATGCTCGCCCTGTGCGAGACCGCCCGGTGCCGCCGGGGCCAGCTCCTCGCCTACTTCGGCCAGGACCCGGACGGGTCCGCCTGCGGCAACTGCGACACCTGCGTGACCCCGCCCGAGACCTGGGACGGCACGGTGGCGGCGCAGAAGGTGCTGTCGACGGTGGTGCGGCTGAAGCGCGAGCGGGGGCAGAAGTTCGGCGCCGGGCAGATCATCGACATCCTGCTGGGCAAGCGCACCGCCAAGGTCATCCAGTTCGATCACGACCAGCTCTCCGTGTTCGGCATCGGCGAGGAGCTGACCGAGGGCGAGTGGCGGGGCGTCGCCCGGCAGCTGCTGGCCCAGGGCCTGCTCGCGGTCGAGGGGGAGTACGGCACGCTGGTGCTGACCGAGACCAGCGGTGAGGTCCTGCGGCGGGAGCGGGAGGTGCCGCTGCGCAAGGAGCCCAAGAAGCCCGCCGTGGCCAAGTCGGCGGGCGGCGGACGTGGCGAGCGCAAGGCGAAGGCGGCCGTCGCCGAGCTGCCCCAGGAGCTGGCCCCCGCCTTCGAGGCCTTGCGCGCCTGGCGCGCGGAACAGGCCCGCGAGCAGGGCGTCCCGGCGTACGTCATCTTCCACGACGCCACCCTGAGGGAGATCGTCACCGTGTGGCCCACCTCGGTCGGGCAGCTCGGGGGCATCAGCGGGGTCGGCGAGAAGAAGCTGGCGACGTACGGGGAGGGCGTGGTCGAGGTGCTGGCGGGGCTGGAGGGACCGGGCTCCGCCCCGGCGCCCGCCCCCGCCCCGTCGGACGGACCGGGAACCGGTTCGGGTGCGCAGGCCGGTGCGGACGACTGGCCCGAGCACGAGCCGGAGCCCGAGCCCGAGCCCGACGACTGGATATAG
- a CDS encoding fumarate reductase/succinate dehydrogenase flavoprotein subunit, translating to MEIPARTDAEELSCDVLVIGGGTAGTMAALTAAEHGANVLLLEKAHVRHSGALAMGMDGVNNAVVPGRAEPDDYVAEITRANDGIVDQSTVRQTATRGFAMVQRLESYGVKFEKDEHGDYAVRQVHRSGSYVLPMPEGKDVKKVLYRQLRRREMRERIRVENRVMPVRVLTAEGRAVGAAGFNTRTGRFVTVRAGAVILATGAAGRLGLPASGYLYGTYENPTNAGDGYSMAYHAGAELTGIECFQINPLIKDYNGPACAYVANPFGGYQVNRHGERFVDSDYWSGQMMAEFAAEVASDRGPVYLKLSHLPEESVSALESILHSTERPTRGTFHAGRGHDYRTHDVEMHISEIGLCGGHSASGVRVDDHARTTVPRLYAAGDLACVPHNYMIGAFVFGDLAGADAARYTAYAGELPPEQLREAHELVYRPLRNPDGPPQPQVEYKLRRLVNDYVAPPKSGARLSLALESFERMRTDIAAMGARTPHELMRCAEVTFIRDCAEMAARSSLARTESRWGLYHERVDIPERDDASWFHHLDLHKSPSGAMEFTARPVAPYLVPIDEFTPVGGPSRHLGEVHPEQVATAGDRDAAPLATGARPTATPVTAVTATAAAAEPGAAGSPRLLELLSLAENEPDLSALRPYLSDPAPGIRRTAVTVLTETVPAGTGPALAAALSDPDGEVRAAAAASLRELAETLTPEPALGELLAEALARPDPVVRATALDLLRILRLGPAGTFAAALRDPDAPVRIEAVRGLVSLDAAEALSPAAEDPSREVRVAVAKALGTLRAAPRTGSPLDRLTEDPDALVRGAALAALADTGCPAPLAARAVTALSDPAWQVRAGAATALSAAGPDLAVPVLAKALADRNADVRKAAVLALTRHTAATEDARTALATVTGDPDADVRAYAARAL from the coding sequence GTGGAGATCCCCGCCCGCACCGACGCCGAAGAGCTCTCCTGCGACGTCCTCGTCATCGGCGGCGGCACCGCCGGCACCATGGCCGCGCTGACCGCCGCCGAGCACGGCGCGAACGTACTGCTGCTGGAGAAGGCCCACGTCCGCCACTCCGGCGCCCTCGCCATGGGCATGGACGGCGTCAACAACGCCGTGGTCCCCGGCCGCGCCGAACCCGACGACTACGTCGCCGAGATCACCCGCGCCAACGACGGCATCGTCGACCAGTCCACCGTCCGCCAGACCGCCACCCGCGGCTTCGCCATGGTCCAGCGGCTGGAGTCGTACGGGGTGAAGTTCGAGAAGGACGAGCACGGCGACTACGCCGTCCGCCAGGTGCACCGGTCCGGCTCCTACGTGCTGCCGATGCCCGAGGGCAAGGACGTCAAGAAGGTCCTGTACCGGCAACTGCGGCGGCGTGAGATGCGCGAGCGCATCCGCGTCGAGAACCGCGTGATGCCGGTGCGGGTCCTGACGGCGGAGGGACGGGCGGTGGGCGCGGCGGGCTTCAACACCCGCACCGGGCGGTTCGTGACCGTCCGCGCGGGTGCCGTGATCCTCGCCACCGGCGCCGCGGGCCGGCTCGGTCTGCCCGCCTCCGGCTACCTCTACGGCACCTACGAGAACCCCACCAACGCCGGTGACGGCTACTCCATGGCCTACCACGCCGGTGCCGAACTGACCGGCATCGAGTGCTTCCAGATCAACCCGCTGATCAAGGACTACAACGGCCCGGCGTGCGCGTACGTCGCCAATCCCTTCGGCGGCTACCAGGTCAACCGGCACGGCGAACGCTTCGTCGACTCCGACTACTGGTCGGGCCAGATGATGGCCGAGTTCGCGGCAGAGGTCGCCAGCGACCGGGGGCCGGTCTACCTGAAGCTCAGCCACCTCCCGGAGGAGTCGGTCTCCGCCCTGGAATCCATCCTGCACTCCACCGAACGTCCCACGCGCGGCACCTTCCACGCCGGCCGCGGGCACGACTACCGCACCCACGACGTCGAGATGCACATCTCCGAGATCGGGCTGTGCGGCGGCCACTCCGCCTCGGGCGTCCGCGTCGACGACCACGCCCGCACCACCGTCCCCCGCCTCTACGCCGCCGGTGACCTGGCCTGCGTGCCGCACAACTACATGATCGGCGCGTTCGTCTTCGGCGATCTGGCGGGCGCGGACGCCGCCCGGTACACGGCCTACGCGGGTGAACTGCCGCCGGAACAGCTGCGCGAGGCGCACGAGCTGGTCTACCGCCCGCTGCGCAACCCCGACGGCCCGCCGCAGCCCCAGGTCGAGTACAAGCTGCGGCGCCTCGTCAACGACTACGTGGCGCCGCCGAAGTCCGGTGCCCGGCTGTCGCTCGCCCTGGAGTCCTTCGAGCGGATGCGCACGGACATCGCGGCCATGGGCGCCCGTACCCCGCACGAGCTGATGCGCTGCGCCGAGGTCACCTTCATCCGCGACTGCGCGGAGATGGCCGCCCGGTCCTCCCTGGCCCGCACGGAATCCCGCTGGGGCCTGTACCACGAGCGCGTCGACATCCCCGAGCGCGACGACGCGTCCTGGTTCCACCACCTCGATCTGCACAAGTCCCCCTCTGGTGCGATGGAGTTCACGGCACGTCCCGTGGCTCCCTATCTGGTTCCGATCGACGAGTTCACACCGGTCGGCGGCCCCTCCCGGCACCTCGGCGAGGTGCACCCGGAGCAGGTGGCGACGGCCGGGGACCGCGATGCCGCGCCCCTCGCCACCGGGGCCCGCCCCACGGCCACCCCGGTCACCGCAGTCACCGCGACCGCCGCGGCCGCCGAGCCCGGCGCCGCCGGATCCCCCAGGCTGCTGGAACTGCTCTCACTGGCCGAGAACGAACCCGACCTCTCCGCCCTCCGTCCGTACCTGTCCGATCCCGCACCGGGCATCCGGCGCACGGCGGTCACCGTGCTCACCGAGACCGTCCCGGCCGGTACCGGCCCGGCTCTCGCCGCCGCCCTGTCCGACCCCGACGGCGAGGTGCGCGCCGCCGCGGCCGCCTCCCTGCGTGAACTGGCCGAGACACTGACGCCCGAACCCGCCCTGGGTGAGCTCCTCGCCGAAGCCCTGGCCCGGCCCGACCCCGTCGTCCGCGCCACCGCCCTCGACCTGCTGCGCATCCTGCGGCTGGGTCCCGCCGGCACCTTCGCCGCCGCTCTCCGCGACCCCGACGCCCCGGTGCGCATCGAGGCGGTGCGCGGGCTGGTCTCGCTGGACGCCGCGGAGGCGCTCTCCCCGGCCGCCGAGGATCCGTCCCGCGAGGTGCGGGTCGCGGTCGCCAAGGCGCTGGGGACGCTGCGGGCGGCGCCCCGTACCGGCAGCCCCCTCGACCGGCTCACCGAGGACCCCGACGCCCTGGTCCGCGGCGCCGCCCTCGCGGCCCTGGCGGACACGGGCTGCCCCGCCCCCCTGGCGGCCCGTGCGGTCACCGCGCTGTCCGACCCCGCCTGGCAGGTACGGGCGGGCGCGGCCACCGCGCTGTCCGCCGCCGGGCCCGACCTCGCGGTCCCCGTCCTCGCCAAGGCCCTCGCCGACCGGAACGCCGACGTCCGCAAGGCGGCCGTTCTCGCCCTGACCCGGCACACGGCAGCCACCGAGGACGCCCGGACGGCTCTCGCGACGGTCACGGGCGACCCGGACGCCGATGTCAGGGCGTACGCGGCACGGGCGCTCTGA
- a CDS encoding ABC transporter ATP-binding protein — protein MSTSSETETETETETETETETETEAGASPRGTRLTLRDATLGRPDAAAVSGVDVDVAPGEILTVVGPSGCGKSTLLRTLAGLLPPLAGTAEQDGRPIVGPGADRALVFQEDALLPWRTLRANIELPLAVQGLPRAERRDQAAAWLQRVGLATQARQLPHRVSGGQRQRAQLARALAGRPRAVLMDEPFGALDAQTRAGMQDLLVEVLHGTGATVVFVTHDVDEALYLGDRVALLGTGHLTDVRDVPRPRDRTAHDDPARVALRRDVLTSLGT, from the coding sequence ATGAGTACCTCGTCCGAGACTGAGACCGAAACCGAAACCGAAACCGAGACCGAGACCGAGACCGAGACGGAAGCCGGGGCGTCTCCTCGCGGCACCCGGCTCACCCTGCGCGACGCCACCCTCGGCCGCCCGGACGCCGCCGCGGTGAGCGGTGTGGACGTCGACGTCGCCCCCGGCGAGATACTCACCGTGGTCGGACCCTCGGGCTGCGGCAAGTCGACGCTGCTGCGCACGCTGGCCGGCCTGCTGCCGCCGCTGGCCGGGACGGCGGAACAGGACGGGCGCCCGATCGTCGGCCCGGGCGCGGACCGCGCACTGGTCTTCCAGGAGGACGCCCTCCTGCCGTGGCGCACCCTGCGCGCCAACATCGAACTCCCGCTCGCCGTCCAGGGCCTGCCCCGCGCCGAGCGTCGGGACCAGGCGGCGGCCTGGCTGCAACGGGTCGGACTCGCCACCCAGGCCCGGCAGTTGCCGCACCGCGTCTCCGGGGGCCAGCGCCAGCGCGCCCAGTTGGCCCGCGCGCTGGCCGGGCGGCCCCGCGCCGTCCTGATGGACGAGCCCTTCGGTGCGCTCGACGCCCAGACCCGCGCCGGCATGCAGGACCTGCTGGTGGAGGTACTGCACGGCACGGGAGCCACCGTCGTCTTCGTCACCCACGACGTGGACGAGGCCCTGTACCTCGGCGACCGTGTCGCGCTGCTCGGCACCGGCCACCTGACCGACGTGCGCGACGTGCCCCGCCCCCGGGACCGCACCGCGCACGACGACCCGGCCCGCGTGGCGCTGCGGCGCGACGTCCTGACATCCCTCGGCACCTGA
- a CDS encoding ABC transporter permease encodes MNRSARYALRIASLALALGLWQVLTSQDIDLWLRFSQFPTVTDVAHTFADRLTGPDYWTDLTDSLTRILSGFLLAAVLGVATGVLVARSRLAEDLLGPVLEVIRPIPAIALVPVAILLFPSNEQGIVFITCAAAFFPVLVSTRHSVRALTPVWEEAVRTMGGGRWRVLGSVVLPGALPGVFGGLSVGIGVSWICVISAEMISGQYGVGYRTWQDYTVVDYPGVFVGMVTIGVLGWLTSTAVELLGRRLTRWLPRTAQGPAARPKPARAGAAPSPARAAVRKDPRARPEEARDEYLVRD; translated from the coding sequence GTGAACCGCTCCGCCCGATACGCGCTGCGGATCGCCTCGCTCGCGCTGGCCCTGGGCCTGTGGCAGGTGCTGACCAGCCAGGACATCGACCTGTGGCTGCGCTTCTCGCAGTTCCCGACCGTCACCGACGTGGCCCACACCTTCGCCGACCGGCTGACGGGGCCCGACTACTGGACGGACCTCACCGACAGCCTGACCCGCATCCTCAGCGGCTTCCTGCTCGCCGCCGTCCTGGGTGTGGCCACCGGTGTGCTCGTGGCCCGCTCGCGGCTGGCCGAGGACCTGCTCGGCCCGGTCCTCGAGGTGATCCGGCCCATTCCCGCCATCGCCCTCGTCCCCGTGGCGATCCTCCTGTTCCCCTCCAACGAGCAGGGCATCGTCTTTATCACCTGCGCCGCCGCCTTCTTTCCCGTGCTGGTCTCCACCCGGCACTCGGTACGCGCGCTGACGCCCGTGTGGGAGGAGGCGGTCCGCACCATGGGCGGCGGCCGGTGGCGGGTCCTCGGCTCGGTGGTCCTGCCGGGCGCGCTGCCCGGTGTCTTCGGTGGCCTGTCGGTCGGCATCGGCGTCTCGTGGATCTGCGTCATCTCCGCCGAGATGATCTCCGGTCAGTACGGCGTGGGGTACCGCACCTGGCAGGACTACACCGTCGTCGACTACCCGGGCGTCTTCGTCGGCATGGTCACCATCGGCGTACTCGGCTGGCTGACGTCCACGGCCGTGGAACTGCTGGGCCGCCGCCTGACCCGCTGGCTGCCGCGCACGGCACAGGGTCCCGCCGCCCGTCCGAAACCCGCACGGGCCGGTGCGGCGCCGTCGCCCGCCCGCGCCGCCGTACGCAAGGACCCCCGCGCCCGTCCCGAGGAGGCACGCGATGAGTACCTCGTCCGAGACTGA
- a CDS encoding ABC transporter substrate-binding protein — MSSSSVFPAAAAAVALLLSATACGGDASAGGDGSTVTVTVGYQSRTINTVTAGTLLRSLGYFEKQLNSLGDGVTYKVDWQDYATGAPITAQMTAGKIDIGSMGDFPLLINAARGKQLGKPTRLVSVTGYNLRGGLNTIVVAPGSSLTSLKDLKGRKVSTSVGSAADGTLVRALQRAGLDAAEDIEKLNQQPAVGASALASGSADALSQFVAWPGLLAHQGKAKALYDGAQLNLPTFHGVTAAEDFAKQRPAVLEAFLKAQTQATDYLDTHPVAAAEKVAKATGLPAETVYLYNGAQGIATFDPAIKPQLVAALKKDVSVLKDAKLTGDVDVDAFVDDQYVKKALGPAEYAERLASAPPKPAGEVWPEGAQKTLAFSSPTALLRHVAGHRDEVRAAYVPDTTTGTLWFADRAVWVADGGDLLPFVTPETAQTYVAGHGGARVVPYAEALERAS; from the coding sequence TTGTCATCCTCGTCCGTCTTCCCCGCCGCCGCTGCCGCCGTGGCCCTGCTCCTCTCCGCCACCGCATGCGGCGGCGACGCCTCCGCCGGCGGGGACGGCTCCACGGTCACCGTGACCGTCGGCTACCAGTCGAGGACCATCAACACCGTCACCGCCGGAACCCTGCTGCGCTCCCTCGGCTACTTCGAGAAGCAGCTCAACTCCCTCGGCGACGGCGTCACCTACAAGGTCGACTGGCAGGACTACGCGACCGGCGCGCCCATCACCGCCCAGATGACCGCCGGGAAGATCGACATCGGCTCGATGGGCGACTTCCCCCTGCTCATCAACGCGGCCCGCGGCAAGCAACTGGGCAAGCCGACCCGCCTGGTCTCGGTCACCGGCTACAACCTCCGCGGCGGCCTGAACACCATCGTCGTCGCGCCCGGTTCCTCCCTCACCTCCCTGAAGGACCTCAAGGGCAGGAAGGTCTCGACGAGCGTCGGCTCGGCCGCCGACGGCACCCTCGTACGCGCGCTGCAACGCGCCGGCCTCGACGCCGCCGAGGACATCGAGAAGCTCAACCAGCAGCCCGCGGTGGGCGCCTCGGCCCTGGCTTCGGGGAGCGCGGACGCCCTCTCGCAGTTCGTCGCCTGGCCCGGCCTGCTCGCCCACCAGGGCAAGGCGAAGGCGCTGTACGACGGAGCGCAGCTGAACCTGCCCACGTTCCACGGCGTCACCGCTGCCGAGGACTTCGCTAAGCAACGCCCTGCCGTGCTGGAGGCCTTCCTGAAGGCTCAGACGCAGGCGACCGACTACCTGGACACGCACCCCGTGGCCGCCGCCGAGAAGGTCGCGAAGGCCACCGGCCTGCCTGCGGAGACCGTCTACCTCTACAACGGCGCCCAGGGCATCGCCACCTTCGACCCGGCGATCAAGCCGCAGCTCGTCGCGGCCCTCAAGAAGGACGTCTCGGTCCTCAAGGACGCGAAGCTCACCGGCGACGTGGACGTGGACGCCTTCGTCGACGACCAGTACGTGAAGAAGGCGCTCGGCCCGGCCGAGTACGCCGAGCGGCTCGCCTCCGCGCCCCCGAAACCGGCCGGCGAGGTCTGGCCCGAGGGCGCTCAGAAGACCCTGGCCTTCTCCTCCCCCACGGCGCTGCTGCGACACGTGGCCGGACATCGCGACGAGGTCCGCGCCGCCTACGTCCCCGACACCACCACCGGCACCCTGTGGTTCGCCGACCGGGCGGTGTGGGTGGCGGACGGCGGCGACCTGCTGCCCTTCGTCACACCGGAGACCGCGCAGACGTACGTCGCCGGGCACGGCGGAGCGCGCGTCGTCCCGTACGCCGAGGCACTGGAGCGGGCGTCGTGA
- a CDS encoding ferredoxin family protein: MPLAPQRADVPVTIDESKCIEGCTLCVDMCPLDSLAIDERNGKAYMHVDECWYCGPCAARCPTGAVTVNMPYLLR, translated from the coding sequence ATGCCTTTGGCGCCCCAGCGGGCCGACGTGCCCGTGACCATCGACGAGTCGAAGTGCATCGAAGGCTGCACGCTCTGCGTGGACATGTGCCCGCTGGACTCCCTCGCCATCGACGAGCGCAACGGCAAGGCCTACATGCACGTCGACGAGTGCTGGTACTGCGGCCCGTGCGCCGCCCGCTGCCCCACCGGGGCGGTCACGGTCAACATGCCCTACCTGCTCCGGTGA